A genomic window from Pyxidicoccus trucidator includes:
- a CDS encoding GMC family oxidoreductase N-terminal domain-containing protein — protein MRRLSSPWSELESHYTVVVVGSGYGGAISASRLARAGQQVCVLERGRELLPGDYPRTESEFFGELQVHFDPESGLDVGNPTGLFEVHRGGDVSVVNGCGLGGTSLINASVALRPDPRVFLDARWPQALRDDVDGLLEDGFAWAEHMLRPLPYPESAPPLATLKALEHAAKKLGGTFRRPPLAVTFEPGVNAAGVRQGGCTLCGDCMTGCNVGAKNSVLMNYLPDAHRHGAKLFTEVGVRYLARDGGRWRIYYRPMNAGRERFDAPDLWVTADRVILAAGTVGTAEILLRSKALGLSLSEQLGRRFSNNGDVMAFGYNTDVTINGVGHGAQSHGTLEPVGPTISGIIDDRATPHQEDGMVIENGAIPGALARPVMVLLAAASAVSGEDTDRGFKDRMEEMGRMAESALRGPYFGAMRNTQTFLVMAHDDGVGELRMAGDRVRVHWPEAGLQPVFTRVNERLRRATEALGGTFVRNPLWSKLTGHELLCTHPLGGCAMAERAEEGVVDHEGRVFAGGEGTDVHEGLYISDGSVIPRPLGTNPLLTISAVAERCVALMARRHGWDVDYSPVPEAPAPLPARPLSVQFTETMYGYISGAVDEDFARAGDPARRDTSPFRFILTVEASDLDAVFADPLHRLSISGCVLAPVLSSRPLTVEGGVLHLMTRDQARPGGRRMRYQLPVVSESGERFFIDGYKDVHDDAGLDLWLDTTRLLVSVHRGEDESGPCVYRGYLRLNAKDFTVQLSTLRVLYARDSAQRLAALARFGRFFFGTLFDTYVRKAA, from the coding sequence ATGCGCAGGCTGTCGTCACCTTGGAGCGAGCTGGAGTCCCACTACACCGTCGTGGTGGTGGGTTCGGGGTATGGGGGCGCCATCAGCGCCAGCCGGCTGGCGCGCGCGGGCCAGCAGGTGTGCGTGCTGGAGCGGGGCCGCGAGCTGCTGCCCGGCGACTACCCGCGCACCGAGTCCGAGTTCTTCGGGGAATTGCAGGTGCACTTCGACCCCGAGAGCGGCCTGGACGTGGGCAACCCCACCGGCCTGTTCGAGGTGCACCGGGGCGGGGATGTCTCGGTCGTCAACGGCTGCGGCCTGGGGGGCACGTCCCTCATCAACGCCAGCGTGGCCCTGCGGCCGGACCCGCGCGTCTTCCTGGACGCACGCTGGCCCCAGGCGCTGCGGGACGACGTGGACGGGTTGCTGGAGGACGGCTTCGCCTGGGCGGAGCACATGCTGCGCCCCCTGCCGTACCCCGAGTCCGCGCCGCCGCTGGCCACGCTGAAGGCGCTGGAGCACGCCGCGAAGAAGCTGGGAGGCACCTTCCGCCGACCGCCGCTGGCCGTCACCTTCGAGCCTGGCGTCAACGCGGCGGGAGTGCGCCAGGGCGGGTGCACGCTGTGCGGCGACTGCATGACAGGCTGCAACGTCGGCGCGAAGAACTCGGTGTTGATGAACTACCTGCCGGACGCGCACCGGCACGGGGCGAAGCTCTTCACCGAGGTGGGCGTGCGCTACCTGGCGCGCGACGGCGGGCGCTGGCGCATCTACTACCGGCCGATGAACGCCGGCCGCGAGCGCTTCGACGCGCCGGACCTGTGGGTGACCGCGGACCGCGTCATCCTCGCGGCGGGCACGGTGGGCACGGCGGAGATATTGCTGCGCTCGAAGGCGCTGGGGCTGTCGCTGTCGGAGCAGCTCGGCCGGCGCTTCAGCAACAACGGCGATGTGATGGCCTTCGGCTACAACACGGACGTCACCATCAACGGGGTGGGGCACGGGGCCCAGTCGCACGGCACGCTCGAGCCGGTGGGCCCCACCATCAGCGGCATCATCGATGACCGGGCCACGCCGCATCAGGAGGACGGCATGGTCATCGAGAACGGCGCCATTCCCGGGGCCCTGGCCCGGCCGGTGATGGTGCTGCTCGCGGCGGCCTCGGCCGTGTCCGGAGAGGACACGGACCGCGGCTTCAAGGACCGCATGGAGGAAATGGGGCGCATGGCGGAGAGCGCCCTGCGCGGGCCGTACTTCGGCGCCATGCGCAACACGCAGACCTTCCTCGTCATGGCGCACGACGACGGCGTGGGCGAGCTGCGGATGGCGGGAGACCGGGTGCGCGTGCACTGGCCGGAAGCGGGCCTGCAGCCGGTCTTCACCCGGGTGAACGAGCGGCTGCGCCGCGCAACGGAGGCGCTGGGCGGCACCTTCGTGCGCAACCCGCTGTGGAGCAAGCTCACCGGCCACGAGCTGCTGTGCACCCACCCGCTGGGTGGCTGTGCCATGGCGGAGCGCGCGGAGGAGGGCGTGGTGGACCACGAGGGCCGCGTCTTCGCGGGCGGGGAAGGCACCGACGTCCACGAGGGGCTCTACATCAGCGACGGCTCGGTGATTCCGAGGCCGCTGGGCACCAACCCCCTGCTCACCATCTCCGCGGTGGCGGAGCGCTGTGTCGCCCTGATGGCGCGACGTCATGGCTGGGACGTGGACTACTCGCCCGTGCCGGAGGCGCCGGCCCCGCTGCCGGCGCGGCCGCTGTCCGTCCAGTTCACCGAGACGATGTACGGCTACATCTCCGGCGCGGTGGACGAGGACTTCGCGCGCGCGGGAGACCCGGCGCGTCGCGACACCTCGCCCTTCCGCTTCATCCTCACGGTGGAGGCGAGCGACCTGGACGCGGTGTTCGCGGACCCGCTGCACCGGCTGAGCATTTCCGGCTGCGTCCTGGCGCCGGTGCTGTCCTCCCGACCGCTGACGGTGGAGGGGGGCGTGCTGCACCTGATGACGCGCGACCAGGCTCGCCCGGGGGGCCGGCGGATGCGCTACCAGCTCCCGGTGGTCTCCGAGTCGGGCGAGCGCTTCTTCATCGACGGCTACAAGGACGTCCATGACGACGCGGGCCTGGACCTCTGGTTGGACACCACGCGGCTGCTCGTGTCCGTGCACCGGGGCGAGGACGAGTCCGGGCCGTGCGTGTACCGGGGCTACCTGCGGCTGAACGCGAAGGACTTCACCGTGCAGCTGTCCACCCTGCGGGTGCTGTACGCGAGGGACTCCGCGCAGCGACTGGCGGCGCTCGCCCGCTTCGGGCGTTTCTTCTTCGGGACGCTCTTCGACACGTACGTGCGCAAGGCGGCGTAG
- a CDS encoding endonuclease V gives MELQSEVSRWDVTPTEAVALQRRLRELLVLQPPPGLKVERVAGADISTEKGRDTGFGGIVVLDAATLAPVAQSGAAVELAFPYVPGLLSFRELPIVAVAWQRLTVRPDVLIFDGQGTAHPRRMGIACHGGLLFDIPSVGCAKSLLVGTYGKLGEARGSTAPITHRGEVVGMAVRTRKGVQPVYVSPGHLMDLPTAVDLVLKVSPKYREPETTRHAHRLVNALRRADGEAAELE, from the coding sequence ATGGAGCTTCAGTCGGAGGTGAGCCGCTGGGACGTCACGCCCACGGAGGCGGTGGCGCTGCAGCGTCGGCTGCGGGAGTTGCTGGTGCTCCAGCCTCCGCCCGGGCTGAAGGTGGAGCGTGTGGCAGGCGCGGACATCTCCACGGAGAAGGGGCGCGACACGGGGTTCGGCGGCATCGTGGTGCTGGACGCGGCCACGCTGGCACCGGTGGCCCAGTCGGGCGCGGCGGTGGAGCTGGCCTTCCCCTACGTGCCCGGCCTGCTGTCGTTCCGCGAGCTGCCCATCGTCGCCGTCGCTTGGCAGCGGCTCACCGTGCGCCCGGATGTGCTCATCTTCGACGGGCAGGGCACGGCGCACCCCCGCCGGATGGGGATTGCGTGCCATGGCGGGCTGCTGTTCGACATCCCCTCCGTCGGCTGCGCCAAGTCGCTGCTGGTGGGCACCTACGGGAAGTTAGGGGAGGCACGGGGCTCCACCGCGCCCATCACCCACCGGGGCGAGGTGGTGGGCATGGCGGTGCGCACTCGCAAGGGCGTGCAGCCCGTGTATGTGTCTCCGGGCCACCTGATGGACCTGCCCACCGCGGTGGACCTGGTGCTGAAGGTGAGCCCGAAGTACCGCGAGCCGGAGACCACACGCCATGCGCACCGGCTCGTCAACGCGCTCCGCCGCGCGGATGGGGAGGCTGCGGAGCTGGAGTGA
- a CDS encoding phytochelatin synthase family protein, translating to MKTLRTTLLVLGGGLIALAPMTAPARGATPTDPGLVTFAAPESIKRLERSRHKVDFFHLANQFESQGNKAFCGPTSSVIVLNAVRMGNDAVAKPQDPLLVSAEDRKVLPPGFDPLFHRYTQNNFFDEKVQEVKTRSEVFGLPRGEAAKPDGGIQLRQLAGMLAAQGLDVKLRILDDSLKDTTIREELKQNLKTEGDYVIVNYFRPVLKQQGGGHISPLAAYDAKSDSFLVMDVNATDQRWVWVKAPSLFASMRTTDTQENRGYLLVKEGKPAQARDTP from the coding sequence ATGAAGACGCTCCGCACCACGCTGCTCGTCCTTGGCGGCGGGCTCATCGCCCTCGCGCCCATGACGGCTCCGGCCAGGGGGGCCACCCCCACGGACCCGGGCCTCGTCACCTTCGCCGCCCCGGAATCCATCAAGCGCCTCGAGCGCAGCCGCCACAAGGTGGACTTCTTCCACCTGGCCAACCAGTTCGAGTCCCAGGGCAACAAGGCCTTCTGTGGGCCGACCTCGTCCGTCATCGTCCTCAACGCCGTGCGCATGGGGAATGACGCGGTGGCGAAGCCGCAGGACCCGTTGCTGGTGTCCGCCGAGGACCGGAAGGTGCTGCCCCCGGGCTTCGACCCGCTCTTCCACCGCTATACCCAGAACAACTTCTTCGACGAGAAGGTGCAGGAGGTGAAGACCCGCTCGGAGGTCTTCGGTCTGCCTCGCGGCGAGGCTGCGAAGCCCGATGGCGGCATCCAGCTCCGCCAGCTCGCGGGGATGCTCGCGGCGCAGGGGCTGGACGTGAAGCTCCGCATCCTCGACGACTCGCTGAAGGACACCACCATCCGCGAGGAGCTGAAGCAGAACCTCAAGACGGAAGGGGACTACGTCATCGTCAACTACTTCCGGCCCGTGCTGAAGCAGCAGGGCGGCGGACATATCTCTCCGCTGGCCGCGTATGACGCGAAGTCCGACTCGTTCCTCGTCATGGACGTCAATGCCACGGACCAGCGCTGGGTGTGGGTGAAGGCGCCCTCCCTGTTCGCCTCCATGCGCACGACGGACACGCAGGAGAACCGCGGCTACCTCCTGGTCAAGGAGGGCAAGCCCGCCCAGGCGCGCGACACCCCGTAG
- a CDS encoding S8 family peptidase, translating into MYRHILKWTLTVGAVVLLGGCASQQVPCRDPAAARATLSQKRTGKFLTVRKKVPGEYIVVLKAPAESLQQVAVTQATQSLTAKYGGAAFVVYEHALRGFASRMSEAQARAMASDPAVDYVQENGVVSLFESQPGPTWGIDRVDQRDLPLDKLYMYNASGLGVHAYILDTGVRFSHREFGGRASVGFDAIGDSMKGNDCNGHGTHVAGTVAGSTYGMAKNATVHSVRVLGCDGSGSISGVIAGIDWVTKNHQSPAVANMSLGGEGDQALDDAVRRSVASGVTYVVAAGNEDKDACKHSPARTPEAITVAATDSDDQRASFSNWGDCVDVFAPGNKITSSWHYGDKETRVLSGTSMASPHVAGVVALFLELNPKATPDEVTTSLITNFSPDKVANPGWCSPNRMAYSGFIGAVPLLPTVMRERIQAPAPVSDSTAR; encoded by the coding sequence ATGTATCGACACATCCTGAAGTGGACGCTCACGGTAGGCGCGGTGGTGCTGCTGGGTGGGTGCGCGTCGCAGCAGGTCCCGTGCAGGGACCCGGCCGCCGCCCGGGCCACGCTGAGCCAGAAGCGCACCGGGAAGTTCCTCACCGTGCGCAAGAAGGTGCCGGGTGAGTACATCGTCGTGCTCAAGGCGCCGGCGGAGAGCCTCCAGCAGGTCGCGGTGACGCAGGCCACCCAGAGCCTCACCGCGAAGTACGGCGGCGCCGCCTTCGTCGTTTACGAGCACGCGCTGCGCGGCTTCGCCAGCCGGATGAGCGAGGCCCAGGCGCGGGCCATGGCCAGTGACCCGGCCGTGGACTACGTGCAGGAGAACGGCGTGGTGTCCCTCTTCGAGAGCCAGCCGGGCCCCACCTGGGGCATCGACCGGGTGGACCAGCGGGACCTGCCGCTCGACAAGCTCTACATGTACAACGCATCGGGCCTGGGCGTGCACGCCTACATCCTCGACACCGGCGTGCGCTTCTCGCACCGGGAGTTCGGCGGCCGGGCGTCGGTCGGCTTCGACGCCATCGGCGACAGCATGAAGGGCAATGACTGCAACGGCCACGGCACGCACGTGGCGGGCACGGTGGCCGGGAGCACCTACGGCATGGCCAAGAACGCCACCGTCCACTCCGTGCGAGTGCTCGGCTGCGATGGCTCGGGCTCCATCTCCGGCGTCATCGCCGGCATCGACTGGGTGACGAAGAATCACCAGTCCCCCGCGGTCGCCAACATGAGCCTGGGTGGCGAGGGGGACCAGGCGCTCGACGACGCGGTCCGCCGCTCCGTCGCCTCGGGTGTCACCTACGTCGTCGCCGCGGGCAACGAGGACAAGGACGCCTGCAAGCACTCCCCGGCGCGCACGCCCGAGGCCATCACCGTGGCCGCCACCGACAGCGATGACCAGCGTGCGTCCTTCTCCAACTGGGGTGACTGCGTGGACGTCTTCGCGCCGGGCAACAAGATCACCTCCTCGTGGCACTACGGCGACAAGGAGACTCGCGTCCTCAGCGGCACGTCCATGGCGTCTCCCCACGTGGCGGGTGTGGTCGCCCTCTTCCTGGAACTCAACCCGAAGGCCACTCCGGACGAGGTCACCACCTCGCTGATCACCAACTTCAGCCCCGACAAGGTGGCCAACCCCGGCTGGTGCTCGCCCAACCGGATGGCCTACTCGGGCTTCATCGGTGCGGTGCCCCTGCTGCCCACCGTCATGAGGGAGCGCATCCAGGCGCCCGCCCCTGTCAGTGACAGCACCGCGCGGTAA